The Deinococcus radiopugnans ATCC 19172 genome has a segment encoding these proteins:
- a CDS encoding GNAT family N-acetyltransferase, which yields MFTIRPARPSDRDTLYRICLETADSGADATTLYRDGLLVGHIYAGPYLAYAPDFAFVLEDEEGVCGYVIGAPDSREFEATLEREWWPALRAQYADPTDIPQAERTPDERLTHLIHHPPTASQEIVEPYPSHLHIDLLPRGQGGGNGRRMLERLFAALREAGSPGVHLGVGGGNTRAIGFYRHLGFQELERWPGGSLTLGLKL from the coding sequence ATGTTCACCATTCGCCCTGCCCGGCCCAGTGACCGCGACACGCTGTACCGCATCTGCCTGGAGACGGCGGACAGCGGGGCCGACGCCACGACCCTCTACCGTGATGGGCTGCTGGTGGGCCACATCTATGCCGGGCCGTATCTGGCGTACGCGCCCGACTTTGCCTTCGTGCTGGAGGACGAAGAGGGCGTCTGCGGCTACGTGATCGGCGCGCCCGACTCGCGGGAGTTCGAGGCGACGCTGGAGCGGGAGTGGTGGCCGGCCCTGCGCGCCCAGTACGCCGACCCCACCGACATCCCCCAGGCCGAGCGCACCCCGGACGAGCGATTGACTCACCTGATTCACCACCCGCCTACGGCCTCGCAAGAGATCGTGGAACCCTATCCCTCGCACCTGCACATCGATCTGCTGCCGCGCGGTCAGGGCGGCGGGAACGGGCGGCGCATGCTGGAACGGCTGTTCGCAGCGCTACGGGAGGCGGGGTCTCCCGGCGTGCATCTGGGCGTGGGCGGCGGGAACACGCGCGCCATCGGCTTCTACCGTCACCTGGGCTTTCAGGAACTGGAACGGTGGCCGGGCGGCTCGCTGACGCTGGGGCTGAAGCTGTAG
- the ruvA gene encoding Holliday junction branch migration protein RuvA produces the protein MIAYLSGVVREVRENSAVVVAGGVGYEVQCPAGTLAKLVAGQPAELNTRFIVREDAQLLFGFADTDSVRLFDLLTGVSGVGPKLGLALLSAMPVSALAQGLLGGDAKLLSSVSGVGKKTAERLVLELQGKVPEHLAAPSVGGAKAAKVATTAGRDAVDALLALGFREAGVRAVVAELLSAEPELSADALIRKGLGRLR, from the coding sequence GTGATTGCTTACCTGTCCGGCGTGGTGCGCGAGGTGCGCGAGAACAGCGCCGTGGTGGTGGCGGGCGGCGTGGGGTACGAGGTCCAGTGTCCGGCAGGCACGCTGGCGAAGCTGGTGGCGGGGCAGCCCGCCGAACTGAACACCCGTTTCATCGTGCGCGAGGACGCCCAGTTGCTGTTCGGCTTTGCCGACACCGACAGCGTACGGCTGTTCGATCTGTTGACTGGCGTCAGCGGCGTGGGGCCGAAACTGGGGCTGGCCCTGCTGTCGGCCATGCCAGTGTCGGCGCTGGCCCAGGGCCTGCTCGGCGGTGACGCCAAGCTGCTGTCCAGCGTCTCCGGCGTGGGCAAGAAGACCGCCGAACGGCTGGTGCTGGAATTGCAGGGCAAGGTGCCTGAACATCTGGCCGCGCCCTCGGTGGGCGGCGCCAAGGCGGCGAAAGTGGCGACGACGGCGGGCCGCGACGCGGTGGACGCGCTGCTGGCCCTGGGTTTCCGCGAGGCTGGAGTGCGGGCCGTGGTGGCCGAGTTGCTGTCCGCCGAGCCGGAGCTGAGCGCCGACGCGCTGATTCGCAAGGGGCTGGGGCGGCTGCGGTGA
- a CDS encoding butyrate kinase, with translation MIAYVINPGTSGIKLACASIEPSLNSALPGQLELSLTRAELMLEAPPSAADLPRLTTQLRELTADWPTPDAIVGRGGLIGRVAAGTYRVTPEMAEFAVQGEGAHYPPNLGGPLALALAGEYGVPAFVVDPQSVDELLPEARETGVKGLRRHAQFHALNVRVVARRAAHDVGKRLQDARVVVAHLGATTSITAFEKGRAVDTTGTGPDGGPLGAVQSGPLPARMLLRLAREEGEAAALHQLSGAGGFLSLAGSANLKDLEARMVSDPAVQAAAAAFVHQVCKGLGEQTGALTGRPDALVITGGIARWDELVDRIERRVAWIAPVLVIPGELELEALAEGAGRVLLGLDAAREWRHPQAAAPEL, from the coding sequence GTGATCGCCTACGTGATCAATCCAGGAACCAGCGGGATCAAGCTCGCCTGCGCCAGCATTGAGCCGAGTCTGAATTCGGCGTTGCCGGGGCAGTTGGAGCTGTCGCTGACCCGCGCCGAGCTCATGCTGGAGGCGCCGCCCAGTGCGGCGGACCTGCCGCGCCTGACGACTCAACTTCGGGAACTGACGGCCGACTGGCCCACCCCGGACGCCATCGTCGGGCGCGGCGGCCTGATCGGACGGGTGGCCGCCGGGACCTACCGGGTGACGCCGGAGATGGCCGAATTTGCCGTGCAGGGCGAAGGGGCACACTATCCGCCCAATCTGGGCGGCCCGCTGGCGCTGGCGCTGGCCGGGGAATACGGTGTGCCCGCCTTCGTGGTGGATCCCCAGAGCGTGGACGAACTGCTGCCCGAGGCGCGCGAGACCGGGGTAAAGGGTCTGCGCCGCCACGCCCAGTTCCACGCCCTGAACGTGCGCGTGGTGGCCCGGCGTGCCGCCCATGACGTGGGCAAGCGCTTGCAGGACGCCCGCGTCGTGGTGGCGCACCTGGGAGCCACCACCAGCATCACGGCTTTCGAGAAGGGCCGCGCGGTGGACACCACTGGAACTGGCCCTGACGGCGGCCCGCTGGGCGCAGTGCAAAGCGGCCCGCTGCCCGCCCGCATGCTGCTGCGGCTGGCCCGCGAGGAGGGTGAGGCGGCGGCGCTGCACCAGCTGTCCGGTGCGGGCGGTTTCCTGTCGTTGGCGGGCAGTGCCAACCTCAAGGACCTGGAAGCGCGGATGGTCAGCGATCCTGCCGTGCAGGCCGCCGCCGCCGCCTTCGTGCATCAGGTGTGCAAGGGCCTGGGCGAGCAGACCGGCGCGCTGACGGGCCGCCCCGACGCGCTGGTCATCACCGGCGGGATTGCCCGCTGGGACGAACTGGTCGACCGCATTGAGCGCCGGGTGGCCTGGATCGCCCCGGTGCTGGTCATTCCCGGCGAACTGGAACTCGAAGCCCTGGCCGAGGGTGCGGGCCGGGTGCTGCTGGGCCTGGACGCCGCCCGTGAATGGCGGCATCCCCAGGCTGCGGCCCCGGAACTCTGA
- the hpf gene encoding ribosome hibernation-promoting factor, HPF/YfiA family, with protein sequence MHIYKLSGRNVDVTDAMRDYVEEKLTRLDRYNDSITDARVTLTVRDVRDSTRRNRVEVQLNVPNGIIRAEEHHADMYAAIDKASDVLERQLRKFKTRYMKARHEAVPMPEPGPAEAAVDAGLDDVSEFEPEIVRQKRFDLRPMSAEDAVVQMEALGHDFYVFANMASGQTGVVYRRKDGHYGLIEPSV encoded by the coding sequence GTGCATATCTACAAACTGTCGGGCCGAAACGTCGACGTCACAGACGCCATGCGCGATTACGTCGAGGAGAAACTCACGCGACTGGACCGTTACAACGATTCCATCACAGACGCGCGGGTGACGCTGACAGTGCGAGATGTAAGGGATTCGACACGCCGCAACCGCGTGGAAGTGCAGCTCAACGTGCCCAACGGGATTATCCGCGCCGAGGAACACCACGCCGACATGTACGCCGCCATCGACAAGGCCAGCGACGTGCTGGAACGGCAACTGCGCAAATTCAAGACCCGCTACATGAAAGCCCGCCATGAGGCCGTGCCGATGCCCGAGCCTGGCCCTGCCGAGGCCGCCGTGGACGCGGGACTCGACGACGTGAGCGAATTCGAACCCGAGATCGTGCGCCAGAAGCGTTTTGACCTGCGCCCCATGAGTGCCGAGGACGCGGTGGTCCAGATGGAGGCGCTGGGCCATGATTTCTACGTGTTTGCCAACATGGCCTCGGGTCAGACGGGCGTGGTGTACCGCCGCAAGGACGGGCATTACGGCCTGATCGAACCGAGCGTCTGA
- the map gene encoding type I methionyl aminopeptidase: MTITTKAELQGMKRAGFVVAETLRTLKDAIRPGVTPAELDALAGQVFRQHGATSAPRMTYNAPVNVFVSVNNDIVHGLPTRRPLAAGDVVSLDVTPFVDGFIADAAVTVAVPPASPAALQLIECTEAALGVALAPAKVGQPVHAIGRAVETEVRRRGFTVLRELFGHGVGRAIHEEPNVPNYFRPVDRKKLHEGLVIAVEPMVSAGRSHRVRTRRDGWTLSTTDGGLAAHFEHTIMITGSQPLILTA; the protein is encoded by the coding sequence ATGACCATCACCACCAAGGCTGAATTGCAGGGCATGAAACGCGCGGGTTTCGTGGTGGCCGAGACGCTCCGCACCCTGAAAGACGCCATCCGGCCCGGCGTCACGCCCGCCGAACTCGACGCGCTGGCCGGGCAGGTGTTCCGGCAACACGGGGCCACCTCCGCGCCGCGCATGACCTACAACGCGCCCGTCAACGTGTTTGTCAGCGTCAACAACGACATCGTCCACGGCCTGCCGACGCGCCGTCCGCTGGCCGCCGGGGACGTGGTCAGTCTAGACGTCACGCCGTTCGTGGATGGCTTCATTGCCGACGCCGCCGTGACGGTGGCGGTGCCCCCGGCGTCGCCCGCCGCCCTGCAGCTGATCGAATGCACCGAGGCGGCGCTGGGGGTGGCCCTGGCCCCCGCGAAGGTGGGTCAGCCCGTCCACGCCATCGGGCGGGCGGTGGAGACGGAGGTCCGGCGCCGGGGCTTCACCGTCTTGCGGGAACTGTTCGGCCACGGCGTGGGCCGCGCCATCCACGAAGAACCCAACGTGCCCAACTACTTCCGCCCGGTGGACCGCAAGAAGCTGCACGAGGGGCTGGTCATCGCCGTGGAGCCGATGGTCTCGGCGGGCCGCTCGCACCGGGTCAGGACGCGGCGCGACGGGTGGACCCTCAGCACCACCGACGGCGGGCTGGCCGCGCATTTTGAACACACCATCATGATCACCGGGAGCCAGCCGCTGATTCTGACGGCCTGA
- a CDS encoding TetR/AcrR family transcriptional regulator, which translates to MKVDRHEQDEARRDRIARAAFELFARSGLEATSAQDIARAAFVSRTNLYRYFPSKIHMLLAHFDKAVQASRDDALERLHAGANPQQVWDKVMARMADLGVRYRHLVGAVGQAVLGAAPLGGTEPPAKSPLSFPARLAPADGLKTALTLGALVEPVLLAMQAQGRLRPEVNVAGLSALLVDACLLALLHGGHRDQREVLRDWQDRFSLLMSGALAPGAAVEGRRD; encoded by the coding sequence ATGAAGGTGGATCGGCACGAACAGGATGAGGCGCGGCGGGACCGCATCGCGCGCGCCGCGTTCGAGTTGTTCGCCCGCAGCGGCCTGGAGGCCACCAGCGCCCAGGACATCGCCCGCGCGGCCTTTGTGAGCCGCACCAACCTGTACCGCTACTTTCCCAGCAAGATCCACATGCTGCTGGCCCACTTCGACAAGGCGGTGCAGGCCAGCCGCGACGACGCCCTGGAACGCCTGCACGCCGGGGCCAACCCGCAGCAGGTCTGGGACAAGGTGATGGCCCGCATGGCCGATCTGGGCGTGCGCTACCGCCATCTGGTCGGCGCGGTGGGGCAGGCGGTGCTGGGGGCGGCGCCGCTGGGGGGCACCGAACCCCCGGCAAAGTCTCCCCTGTCCTTCCCGGCCCGCCTGGCCCCCGCCGACGGCCTCAAGACGGCGCTGACGCTGGGGGCACTGGTGGAACCGGTGCTGCTCGCCATGCAGGCCCAGGGCCGCCTGCGCCCGGAGGTCAACGTCGCCGGCCTGAGCGCCCTGCTGGTAGACGCCTGTCTGCTGGCCCTGCTGCACGGCGGCCACCGCGATCAGCGCGAGGTGCTGCGCGACTGGCAGGACCGCTTCAGCCTGCTGATGTCCGGCGCGCTGGCCCCCGGCGCAGCCGTGGAAGGCCGGCGGGACTGA
- a CDS encoding low temperature requirement protein A, which translates to MTHGEPDTLDIRRAGASAADPQDRNPSEYREQKVSWLELFFDLIFVVAFDQLAKRLGQSPDAGSLLRFGLLFVAVWWAWAGNATFAARYGNESRTYRWGTLAQIVSLGMIALTLRADLMDTGSAFALAYGANRMIQAGLYLTVARRRPAGAAFAGRMALSFGAAAALWLGSAAWPGDSAAQLGLWCAALLLDVLTPVLVRNHSGDALPHEGHLPERVGLLQIIALGEIVTEIVGGSRQQPLDAGNLIPALAAIVTALALWRLYFDQARSLPLLGARVDRRLESMLAWLYGHLPFTLAVVVLGVGLGHGLSAAGTAGAAGDQRLVGASLALALLTLAFLRWNSLRVTGRFFPDRTVPALLLGAGLAGGLLLTDLDTLRTHLAVAALTTLVALISATDPVTRRLGRLEERMLQRLEEGDQPDSVADALDDAPAARTADTSP; encoded by the coding sequence ATGACGCACGGCGAGCCGGACACCCTGGACATCCGCCGGGCCGGTGCGTCGGCAGCGGACCCGCAGGACCGCAACCCTTCGGAGTACCGGGAACAGAAGGTCTCCTGGCTGGAACTGTTTTTTGACCTGATCTTCGTGGTGGCTTTCGATCAGCTGGCCAAGCGGCTGGGGCAGTCGCCGGACGCGGGCAGCCTGCTGCGTTTCGGGCTGCTGTTTGTGGCGGTGTGGTGGGCCTGGGCGGGCAACGCCACCTTCGCCGCCCGCTACGGCAACGAGAGCCGCACCTACCGCTGGGGCACGCTGGCGCAGATCGTGTCGCTGGGCATGATCGCCCTGACCCTGCGCGCGGACCTGATGGACACGGGTTCGGCGTTCGCGCTGGCCTACGGGGCCAACCGCATGATTCAGGCGGGGCTGTACCTGACTGTGGCCCGTCGCCGCCCAGCCGGGGCCGCTTTCGCCGGCCGCATGGCGCTGTCCTTCGGCGCGGCGGCGGCGCTGTGGCTGGGGTCGGCGGCGTGGCCCGGGGACTCCGCCGCGCAGCTCGGGCTGTGGTGCGCCGCGCTGCTGCTGGACGTGCTGACCCCGGTGCTCGTCCGCAACCACAGCGGCGACGCCCTGCCGCACGAGGGCCACCTGCCCGAACGCGTGGGCCTGTTGCAGATCATCGCGCTGGGCGAGATCGTGACCGAGATCGTGGGCGGCAGCCGCCAGCAGCCGCTGGACGCGGGCAACCTGATTCCGGCGCTGGCCGCCATCGTCACGGCGCTGGCGCTGTGGCGGCTGTACTTCGATCAGGCCCGCTCGCTGCCGCTGCTGGGCGCGCGGGTGGACCGGCGACTGGAAAGCATGCTGGCGTGGCTGTACGGCCACCTGCCCTTCACGCTGGCGGTGGTGGTGCTGGGCGTGGGCCTGGGCCACGGCCTGTCTGCCGCCGGCACCGCCGGGGCCGCCGGGGATCAGCGCCTGGTGGGCGCGTCGCTGGCCCTGGCGCTGCTGACGCTGGCCTTCTTGCGCTGGAACTCACTGCGGGTCACGGGGCGCTTCTTTCCGGACCGCACCGTGCCCGCGTTGCTGCTGGGGGCAGGGCTGGCCGGGGGCCTGCTGCTGACCGACCTGGATACCCTGCGGACCCATTTGGCCGTGGCGGCGCTGACCACGCTGGTGGCCCTGATCAGCGCCACCGATCCGGTCACGCGGCGGCTGGGACGCCTGGAAGAGCGGATGTTGCAGCGGCTGGAGGAAGGCGATCAGCCGGACTCGGTGGCCGACGCCCTGGATGACGCGCCGGCGGCCCGCACCGCCGACACGTCCCCGTAG